Proteins from one Pseudomonas sp. KBS0710 genomic window:
- a CDS encoding SIS domain-containing protein, with protein MLEEALASCHAVEAQLQRLNPMLEEVAGRLRRQPPQVAMTIARGSSDHAASYFAYLAMQHVGIPVASLPMSVVTLLQAPLKVSGQVAFGFSQSGQSPDLVNSLRLLRKRGALSISMVNAEDSPLEAACEFHVPLCAGPEQSVAATKSFIATLSASAQLIGHWNQDLLLLQACQALPDGLREAATQDWTPAIEALRSSQRLIVIGRGAGFAIAQEAALKLKETSAIQAEAFSSAEVRHGPMALIDENYPLLVFAPRGAEQAGLLSLAADMRQRGARVLLAAPDDIVERDLTLSRAEHPSLDPILAIQSFYVMAAGLAEARGMDPDQPRHLSKVTRTH; from the coding sequence ATGCTTGAAGAGGCCCTGGCCTCCTGTCACGCCGTCGAGGCCCAACTGCAGCGCCTCAACCCGATGCTGGAGGAAGTTGCCGGGCGCCTGCGCCGTCAGCCGCCACAAGTGGCGATGACCATCGCCCGTGGCAGTTCGGACCACGCCGCCAGCTACTTTGCCTATCTGGCCATGCAGCATGTGGGCATACCGGTGGCGTCGTTGCCGATGTCGGTGGTGACCTTGCTGCAAGCGCCGTTGAAGGTCAGCGGCCAGGTGGCGTTCGGTTTCTCCCAGTCTGGGCAAAGCCCGGATTTGGTCAACAGCCTGCGCCTGCTGCGTAAACGCGGGGCCTTGAGCATTTCGATGGTCAACGCCGAAGACTCGCCACTGGAAGCCGCGTGTGAATTCCATGTGCCGTTGTGCGCCGGCCCGGAGCAGAGTGTCGCCGCAACCAAGAGCTTTATCGCCACCTTAAGCGCCAGCGCGCAGTTGATCGGCCACTGGAACCAGGACCTGTTGCTGCTGCAAGCCTGCCAGGCGTTGCCCGACGGTTTGCGCGAAGCCGCCACCCAGGATTGGACGCCAGCCATCGAGGCGCTACGCAGCAGCCAGCGCCTGATTGTGATCGGCCGTGGCGCCGGTTTTGCCATCGCCCAGGAAGCTGCGCTCAAGCTCAAGGAAACCTCGGCGATCCAGGCCGAAGCCTTCAGCAGCGCCGAAGTGCGCCACGGGCCGATGGCCTTGATCGATGAAAACTACCCACTGCTGGTGTTCGCCCCACGCGGCGCCGAGCAGGCCGGCCTGCTGAGCCTGGCCGCCGATATGCGTCAACGCGGCGCCCGCGTCTTGCTGGCCGCGCCGGACGATATCGTTGAACGCGACCTGACCCTGAGCCGCGCCGAACACCCGAGCCTGGACCCGATCCTGGCGATCCAAAGTTTCTACGTGATGGCCGCCGGCCTGGCGGAGGCCCGCGGCATGGACCCGGACCAGCCGCGCCACCTGAGCAAAGTTACCCGCACTCACTGA
- the nagA gene encoding N-acetylglucosamine-6-phosphate deacetylase: protein MSEDNILTPHGWIRGRLVHEHGKVVAIDGTPCDPTDNDLPYLLPGFIDLHVHGGGGKDIMEGTDAFETITRTHVRFGTTSLLATTMTAPVDEISRVLGELGTFCEQRPTGSARVLGVHLEGPYINPGKLGAQPNFAHTALMAEVEAYLRLAPIRVITIAPEIAGHDALIRALSERGVRMQIGHTLGSYEEGVAALAAGATSFTHLYNAMSPLHHREPGIVGAALAHAQYAELIPDLLHVHPGAMRVALRSIPCLYCVTDSTAAAGMPDGEYKLGSHTVTKCLGGVRLADGTLAGSTLTMDQALRNLVKIGLPISEASQRLSQFPADYLGLEERGRLQPGSFADCVRLDRSLTLTDVMVEGETIDFKNA, encoded by the coding sequence ATGTCCGAAGACAACATCCTCACGCCCCACGGCTGGATTCGCGGCCGCCTGGTGCACGAACACGGCAAGGTGGTCGCCATCGACGGCACACCGTGCGACCCGACCGACAATGACCTGCCCTACCTGCTGCCGGGCTTTATCGACCTGCACGTTCACGGCGGTGGCGGCAAAGACATCATGGAAGGCACCGACGCCTTCGAGACCATCACCCGCACCCACGTGCGCTTTGGCACGACGTCGCTGCTGGCCACAACCATGACAGCACCGGTGGATGAAATCTCCCGCGTGCTCGGCGAGCTCGGCACGTTCTGCGAGCAGCGTCCTACAGGCAGCGCCCGGGTTCTCGGCGTGCACCTGGAAGGGCCCTACATCAATCCGGGAAAACTCGGCGCGCAGCCCAACTTTGCCCACACCGCATTGATGGCCGAAGTGGAAGCCTACCTGCGCCTGGCGCCGATCCGGGTGATCACCATTGCTCCGGAAATCGCCGGCCACGATGCCTTGATCCGCGCCCTCAGCGAACGCGGCGTGCGCATGCAGATCGGCCACACCCTGGGCAGCTACGAAGAAGGCGTCGCCGCCCTCGCCGCCGGAGCCACCAGCTTCACGCATTTGTATAACGCCATGAGCCCGCTGCATCACCGCGAGCCGGGGATCGTCGGCGCCGCATTGGCCCACGCCCAGTACGCCGAATTGATCCCGGATTTGCTGCACGTGCATCCCGGCGCCATGCGTGTGGCGCTGCGCTCGATCCCATGCCTGTACTGCGTCACCGACTCCACCGCCGCCGCCGGCATGCCCGACGGCGAATACAAGCTGGGCAGCCACACCGTGACCAAATGCCTGGGCGGCGTGCGCCTGGCCGACGGCACCTTGGCCGGCAGCACCCTGACCATGGATCAGGCGCTGCGTAACCTGGTGAAAATCGGCCTGCCGATCAGCGAAGCCTCACAACGCCTGTCGCAATTTCCTGCGGACTACCTGGGCCTGGAAGAACGCGGGCGCCTGCAACCCGGCAGCTTTGCCGACTGCGTGCGCCTGGACCGCTCCCTGACACTCACCGACGTAATGGTCGAAGGAGAAACCATTGACTTCAAAAATGCTTGA
- a CDS encoding GntR family transcriptional regulator: protein MNPILALRPDDKQSTPLYLQLARKLEAAIHAGEWKSEQALPSERVLSEQLSISRVTARKALEVLFAQGLIRRSQGSGTFITPRLEQPLSRLSGFSEMLRLKGFVPTSQWLERDITPPTHEELIRLALSPTDKVARLKRLRKADDTVMAIEMTAMPASVLPNPQAIGNSLYEYLESIGKPVVRALQHIQAINASDEFAKLVGIAPGTAMLLMTRVGYTADNTPIEITDTYCRNDYYDFVAELRRNDYSAELRV from the coding sequence ATGAATCCCATACTGGCGCTGCGCCCCGACGACAAACAGTCCACGCCGCTGTACCTGCAATTGGCCCGCAAGCTCGAAGCAGCGATCCATGCCGGCGAGTGGAAATCCGAGCAGGCCTTGCCGTCGGAACGGGTCCTTAGTGAGCAACTGAGTATTTCCCGGGTCACCGCGCGTAAAGCCCTGGAAGTGCTGTTTGCCCAAGGTTTGATTCGCCGCAGCCAGGGTTCCGGGACCTTTATCACCCCGCGCCTGGAACAACCGCTGTCGCGCCTGTCGGGGTTCAGCGAGATGTTGCGCCTCAAAGGCTTTGTGCCCACGTCCCAGTGGCTGGAGCGCGACATCACCCCGCCGACCCACGAAGAACTGATCCGCCTGGCCCTGTCGCCCACCGACAAAGTGGCGCGCCTCAAGCGTCTGCGTAAAGCCGATGACACCGTGATGGCGATTGAAATGACCGCCATGCCCGCCTCGGTGCTGCCAAACCCGCAAGCCATCGGCAATTCGCTGTACGAATACCTGGAAAGTATCGGCAAACCGGTGGTGCGCGCGCTGCAACATATCCAGGCGATCAATGCCTCCGATGAGTTCGCCAAGCTGGTGGGCATTGCCCCCGGCACCGCCATGCTGCTGATGACCCGTGTGGGCTACACCGCCGACAACACGCCGATTGAAATCACCGACACCTATTGCCGCAACGACTACTACGACTTCGTCGCAGAGCTGCGCCGCAATGATTACTCCGCTGAACTGCGAGTTTAG
- a CDS encoding murein L,D-transpeptidase family protein: MRWLLALICLSFATLSSASTLETLGGKPVEKILVLKSAHQLQLINDGKPLKTYRISLGKNPKGTKLMEGDRRTPEGFYWIDWRKTSDRFNLAMHISYPNISDSARARREGVKPGSMIMIHGTPDTEEYPEQWFHTLDWTDGCIGMRNVDMREVWNLVKDGTMIEIRP, translated from the coding sequence ATGCGTTGGTTGCTCGCTCTGATCTGCCTGTCGTTCGCTACCCTGTCCTCGGCCTCCACGCTGGAAACCCTCGGCGGCAAACCGGTCGAGAAAATCCTGGTGCTCAAGTCCGCCCATCAGTTGCAACTGATTAACGACGGCAAACCGCTGAAGACCTATCGCATCTCGCTCGGTAAAAACCCCAAGGGCACCAAACTGATGGAAGGCGACCGTCGCACGCCAGAGGGCTTCTACTGGATCGACTGGCGCAAGACCAGCGACCGCTTCAACCTGGCCATGCACATCTCCTACCCCAATATCAGTGACTCGGCCCGCGCGCGCCGCGAAGGCGTGAAACCCGGCAGTATGATCATGATCCACGGCACCCCCGACACCGAGGAATACCCGGAACAGTGGTTTCACACCCTGGACTGGACCGACGGTTGCATCGGCATGCGCAACGTGGACATGCGCGAAGTCTGGAACCTGGTCAAAGACGGCACGATGATCGAGATTCGTCCGTAA
- a CDS encoding NUDIX hydrolase — protein MNFCSQCGKPVTQRIPEGDGRLRYVCDHCSTIHYQNPNIVAGTVPVWGDKVLLCRRAIEPRLGYWTLPAGFMENGETVEQAAARETLEEACARVRNLSIYTLIDVPHISQVHIFYRAELVDLDFAAGPESLEVKLFDEADIPWSELAFRTVGRTLECFFADRRQQLFPVRSESVPPMTRPAK, from the coding sequence ATGAATTTCTGCAGCCAGTGCGGTAAACCGGTTACCCAACGCATTCCCGAAGGCGACGGCCGCCTGCGCTACGTGTGTGATCACTGCTCGACCATTCATTACCAGAACCCCAATATCGTTGCCGGCACCGTGCCAGTGTGGGGCGATAAAGTGCTGCTGTGCCGCCGCGCCATCGAACCGCGCCTGGGTTACTGGACCCTGCCCGCAGGCTTTATGGAAAACGGCGAAACCGTAGAGCAGGCCGCCGCCCGCGAAACCCTGGAAGAAGCCTGCGCCCGCGTGCGCAACCTGAGCATCTATACGCTGATCGATGTGCCGCATATCAGCCAGGTGCATATCTTCTACCGCGCCGAACTGGTCGACCTGGACTTCGCCGCAGGCCCCGAAAGCCTTGAAGTGAAGCTGTTTGATGAAGCCGACATCCCTTGGTCCGAGCTGGCTTTTCGCACGGTCGGGCGTACCTTAGAATGCTTCTTCGCTGACCGCAGGCAACAGCTGTTCCCGGTGCGCAGCGAGTCGGTGCCGCCGATGACGCGGCCAGCCAAATAA
- a CDS encoding CoA pyrophosphatase, translated as MLDELLRRVSNHTPHTLETDGRFPEAAVLVPVTRSDEPELILTLRASGLSTHGGEVAFPGGRRDPEDPDLIFTALREAEEEIGLPPGLVEVIGPLSPLISLHGIRVTPYVGVIPDYVEYLANDAEIAAVFSVPLEFFRQDPREHTHRIDYQGRSWYVPSYRFGEYKIWGLTAIMIVELINLLYDDAKISLHQPPKSFINI; from the coding sequence ATGCTGGACGAGCTACTTCGCCGGGTAAGCAATCACACCCCCCACACCTTGGAAACTGACGGGCGTTTCCCCGAGGCCGCGGTGTTGGTGCCGGTTACCCGCAGCGACGAACCCGAACTGATCCTGACCCTGCGCGCCAGCGGCCTGTCGACCCACGGCGGCGAAGTGGCGTTTCCCGGAGGGCGGCGTGACCCCGAAGACCCGGACCTGATCTTTACTGCGCTGCGCGAAGCCGAAGAAGAAATCGGCCTGCCACCCGGCCTGGTGGAAGTGATCGGCCCGTTAAGCCCGCTGATTTCTCTGCACGGCATTCGTGTAACGCCCTATGTCGGTGTGATCCCCGATTACGTCGAATACCTGGCCAACGATGCCGAGATCGCCGCCGTGTTCAGCGTGCCGCTGGAGTTTTTCCGCCAGGACCCGCGCGAACACACCCACCGCATCGATTACCAGGGCCGCAGTTGGTATGTGCCCAGCTACCGATTTGGCGAATACAAGATCTGGGGGCTGACGGCAATCATGATCGTGGAGCTGATTAACCTGCTCTATGACGACGCCAAGATCAGCCTGCACCAGCCGCCTAAAAGCTTTATCAATATCTAA
- a CDS encoding gamma carbonic anhydrase family protein — protein sequence MKYRLGDARVETHPQSWVAPNATLVGKVKLEEGANVWFNAVLRGDNELILIGKNSNVQDGSVMHTDMGYPLTLGTGVTIGHNAMLHGCTVDDYSLIGINAVILNGAKIGKHCIIGANSLIGEGKEIPDGSLVMGSPGKVVRELTEAQKRMLEASAAHYVHNAQRYARDLVEQEQ from the coding sequence ATGAAATACCGCCTGGGCGACGCCCGCGTAGAGACGCATCCGCAAAGCTGGGTGGCACCGAATGCCACACTGGTTGGCAAGGTCAAGCTGGAAGAGGGCGCCAACGTCTGGTTTAACGCGGTGTTGCGTGGCGACAACGAACTGATCCTGATCGGCAAGAACAGCAATGTGCAGGACGGCAGTGTGATGCACACCGACATGGGCTACCCGCTGACCCTGGGCACCGGCGTGACCATCGGCCATAACGCCATGCTGCACGGCTGCACCGTCGATGACTACAGCCTGATCGGCATCAACGCGGTGATCCTCAACGGCGCCAAGATCGGCAAACATTGCATCATCGGCGCCAACTCGCTGATTGGCGAAGGCAAGGAAATCCCCGATGGCTCGTTGGTGATGGGCTCGCCGGGCAAGGTGGTGCGTGAGCTGACCGAGGCGCAGAAGCGCATGCTCGAAGCCAGCGCCGCGCACTATGTGCATAACGCGCAGCGCTATGCGCGTGACCTGGTTGAGCAGGAACAATGA
- a CDS encoding DUF1289 domain-containing protein, producing the protein MNPVERPVASPCVSICALDDDDICTGCQRTVDEITRWSRMDNAERRVVLGLCHERAMASGLVWMMPGKSGA; encoded by the coding sequence ATGAACCCTGTTGAACGCCCCGTCGCCTCGCCCTGCGTGAGCATTTGTGCGCTGGACGATGACGACATTTGCACCGGCTGCCAGCGTACGGTGGATGAGATTACGCGCTGGAGCCGCATGGACAATGCCGAGCGCCGGGTGGTGTTGGGGTTGTGCCATGAGCGGGCGATGGCGAGTGGGTTGGTGTGGATGATGCCCGGCAAATCTGGGGCCTGA
- a CDS encoding VUT family protein, producing MLFLIAYISSVVLINFAFSTAPHLDVIWSAWGGLVFILRDMVQTRFGHGAIIAMLAALVLSYITSDPSIALASATAFAVSECIDWLVFSITKRPLHDRLWISSALSIPLDTFIFFGLIGALTPAVAGTALVSKFAGVTVVWLIMAWRMRKRAVVN from the coding sequence ATGCTCTTCCTGATCGCCTACATCAGCAGCGTCGTGCTGATCAACTTCGCTTTCTCCACCGCCCCGCACCTGGATGTCATCTGGTCCGCCTGGGGTGGCCTGGTGTTTATCCTGCGCGACATGGTGCAAACCCGCTTCGGCCATGGCGCGATCATCGCCATGCTGGCGGCGCTGGTGCTGTCGTATATCACCTCCGACCCATCCATCGCCCTGGCCAGCGCCACGGCGTTTGCGGTGTCCGAGTGCATCGACTGGCTGGTGTTCAGCATCACCAAGCGCCCGCTGCACGACCGCCTGTGGATAAGTTCGGCGCTGAGCATTCCCCTCGATACCTTTATTTTCTTCGGCTTGATCGGCGCGCTCACACCGGCAGTGGCCGGCACCGCGCTGGTGTCGAAATTTGCCGGGGTCACGGTGGTGTGGCTGATCATGGCCTGGCGCATGCGCAAACGGGCTGTCGTCAACTGA
- the purT gene encoding formate-dependent phosphoribosylglycinamide formyltransferase, whose product MTRIGTPLSPTATRVLLCGCGELGKEVVIELQRLGVEVIAVDRYANAPAMQVAHRSHVINMLDGAALRAVIEAEKPHFIVPEIEAIATATLVELEAEGFTVIPTARATSLTMNREGIRRLAAEELDLPTSPYHFADTFEDYSKAVQDLGFPCVVKPVMSSSGKGQSLLRSTDDVQKAWDYAQEGGRAGKGRVIIEGFIDFDYEITLLTVRHIGGTTFCAPVGHRQEKGDYQESWQPQAMSPIALAESERVAKAVTEALGGRGLFGVELFIKGDQVWFSEVSPRPHDTGLVTLISQDLSQFALHARAILGLPIPLIRQFGPSASAVILVEGQSTQTAFANLGAALSEPDTALRLFGKPQVNGQRRMGVALARDESIEAARAKATRASKAVVVEL is encoded by the coding sequence ATGACCCGAATCGGAACTCCATTGTCGCCAACCGCGACCCGCGTTTTGCTGTGTGGCTGCGGTGAGCTGGGCAAGGAAGTGGTAATCGAACTGCAACGCCTGGGCGTTGAAGTGATTGCCGTGGATCGCTACGCCAACGCGCCGGCCATGCAGGTGGCTCACCGTAGCCACGTGATCAACATGCTCGACGGTGCCGCCCTGCGTGCGGTGATCGAGGCCGAGAAGCCGCACTTTATCGTGCCGGAAATCGAAGCCATCGCTACTGCCACGCTGGTGGAACTGGAGGCCGAAGGCTTCACCGTGATCCCGACCGCGCGCGCCACCTCGCTGACCATGAACCGCGAAGGCATCCGTCGCCTGGCCGCCGAGGAGCTGGACCTGCCGACCTCGCCGTACCACTTCGCCGACACCTTCGAAGACTACAGCAAGGCCGTGCAAGACCTGGGCTTCCCGTGTGTGGTCAAGCCGGTGATGAGTTCGTCGGGCAAGGGCCAGAGCCTGCTGCGCAGCACCGATGATGTCCAAAAAGCCTGGGATTACGCCCAAGAAGGTGGACGTGCCGGCAAAGGCCGCGTGATCATCGAAGGCTTTATCGACTTCGACTACGAAATCACCCTGCTGACCGTGCGTCACATTGGCGGCACCACCTTCTGCGCGCCGGTCGGCCACCGTCAGGAGAAGGGCGATTATCAGGAATCCTGGCAGCCGCAAGCCATGAGCCCGATTGCCCTGGCCGAATCCGAGCGCGTTGCCAAAGCCGTGACTGAAGCGTTGGGTGGCCGTGGCCTGTTTGGCGTGGAGTTGTTCATCAAGGGCGATCAGGTGTGGTTCAGCGAAGTGTCGCCGCGCCCGCATGACACCGGTTTGGTGACCCTGATCTCCCAGGACTTGTCGCAGTTCGCGCTGCATGCGCGCGCCATCCTGGGCCTGCCGATTCCGTTGATCCGCCAGTTCGGGCCTTCGGCTTCGGCGGTGATTCTGGTGGAAGGGCAGTCGACCCAGACGGCGTTCGCCAACCTCGGTGCGGCCTTGAGCGAGCCGGACACGGCGCTGCGTTTGTTTGGCAAGCCGCAAGTGAATGGCCAGCGCCGCATGGGCGTGGCGTTGGCGCGGGATGAGTCGATTGAAGCGGCTCGGGCTAAAGCAACCCGTGCCTCCAAGGCTGTTGTTGTAGAGCTGTAA